AGAAATATTTCGAGACGGTGCGCGATCTGCGCGCGCGCGGCTTCGCGGTGGCGATGATCGACTGGCGCGGGCAGGGGCACTCGGCGCGGCAGTTGAGCGATTATCGCAAGGGCTACGTCCGCAATTTCAGGGACTACGAAGCCGACGTCGCCGCCTTCGTGCAGCAGGTGGTGATGCCGGACTGTCCGCCGCCTTATTACGCGCTGGCACATTCAATGGGCGGCGCGATCCTGTTGCGGGTGCTGCATGGCGGCTCGCGCTGGTTCGACCGCATTGTGATGACCGCGCCGATGATCGATCTGCCGGGCCGCACGACCGGCTGGCCGATCCGCACTTTGATCCGCACCATGCGCTTCGCCGGGATGGGTGGAAACTACATTCCGGGCGGCAGCAACAGGCTGGTCGGCACCGGGCCGTTCGCGGAGAATCCGGTGACGAGCGATCCGGTTCGCTACGCGCGCAATGCTTCCATTCTGGAGGAAGACCCGACGCTCGGCATCGCCTCGCCAACGGTCGGCTGGACCGATGCCGCGTTCCGCACCATCCTCGGATTCCGCGCGACGACCTATCCCTCGCGCATCCGCCAGCCTTTACTGTTACTGGCGGCGGGCCACGACACCGTGGTGTCCACGGCGGCGATCGAGGAATTCGCCTATCATCTGCGCACCGGATCGCATCTCGTCATCGCGGGCGCGAAACACGAAATCTTGCAGGAGCAGGACCGCTACCGCGCCCAGTTCTGGGCGGCATTCGACGCCTTCGTGCCCGGCACGTCTTCGTTCTAGATCAGGTTCAACTGCACGATCTTGTCGATGGCGAGATAGGCGCCGAGTGCGATCATCGAATACAGGAACCAGCGGCGGAAGGTTTCCGGCGGCATCCGCAGGCGCAGCACCTGTCCAAGATACATCCCGATCAGCGCGGCGATCAGGCCGAGCGTCGCGGGCAGCGCAATGTCTGCGGTGAGAAAGCCGCCGCTTCTCAGGTTGAAGAGCATCGCCACGGTGGATGTGGTGAAGAACACGCCGAGCGCCTGGATGAATTCGTCGCGCTCCATGCCGAGCGCGTGGATGAACGGCATCGCCGGGATCACCTGCACGCCGGTGGCGGCCGCGATCAGGCCGGACAGATACCCGCAGATCGCCCCGATCCATCCTTCCTTCCCCTTCGCGACGTGAAACTGCGGCCGCCGCAGCGAGATGACGGAATAGACGATCAGCAGAAGGCCGAGCAGGATGGTGCCGTAAGGCGCGAACGGTCCGGACAGGAAATCGGCGCCGGACCATACGCCGAGGCAGCAGGCGAGCAATAGCGGCCACAGCCGCCGCACGATGCGGAAGAAATACGGGCCGCCGAACGTCTGCCAGAGATTGGTGATGATGGCAGGGCCGATCACGATGGCGATGGCGTGGGCGGGCGGCATCCGCGTTGCAAGCAGGCCGATGGCGACGGTCGGCAGGCCCATGCCGATTACGCCCTTCACGAAACCGGCCAGCATGAACACCAAAGCGATGGCAATGAGAATCGGGTCGATCATGGCGCGCACATTGACCGCTGCGGGAGCCGGATACAATGTGGAGGTTACGGACACAGCCTCCGGAATATCCGAAGGCTAGAGAAAAGGTGTTTGCCGGTGCGGCTCTTCGATCTTGTCGATCTCAATCTGTTCGTCGCGGTGGCGGAAACCGGGAACATCACGCGCGCCGCGAGCCGCGCAGGTCTGGCGCTCGCCTCCGCCAGCGCGCGGATCCGGCATCTGGAGGAGGCGCTGGGGGTGACGCTGCTGGAACGCCAGCGGCTCGGCGTCAAACTGACGCCGGCGGGCGAAAAACTGCTCGATCACGCGCGGCTGGTGCTGCATCAGGTCTCCGAGATGCGCAGCGAGGCCGCGTCCTACAGCGGCGGCGTGCGGGGCCATATCCACATTCTCTCCAACACCTCGGCCGCGAGCGAACATCTGCCGCGCTCGCTCGCGTCATTTCTGGCGAAGCATCCCGCGATCAGCATCGATGTGGAAGAGCGCAAGAGCGCGGACATCGCGCTGGCGCTGGCCTCGGGCACCGGCGACATCGGCATCGCGGTCGAAAGCGCGATGGGGGAGGGGCTCGATCACTTCCGTTTCTGCGACGACCGGCTGGTGCTGATCTGCGCCCGCGCCGACGAGCTGGCGCGGCGGCGGGTGGTCCGCTTCGCCGAGGTGGCGGGTCGCGCTTTCGTCGGCCTCTCGGAAGGCTCGGCGTTGCAGGATCATCTTGCCGCCCATGCGGCTCGGCTCGGGCGCAGACTTAATCTGCGCGCGCGGATCAAGACGCTCGACGCGGTGGGCCGTCTGGTGGAGGCGGGTGTCGGCGTGGCGATCATTCCCGAGACCGCCGCGCGGCGCTGCGCGCAGACGATGAAGCTCAAGGCGGTGCGGATCGGCGATCCGTGGGCGCATCGCCATCTGGTGATTGCGACCCGCGCGCGCCACGCTCTGCCGAAAGCGGCGCGGCAGCTTGTCGATCATTTGAAAGCGGTGGCGAAGGCGTAGGCTTCACGCTTGCAGCATCTTCAACACCGTCTCATGCAGCCGCTTGTCGCCGGAGGCGACGATGCGGCCGCCGTTCTCTGCGCCTTCGCCTTCCCATGTGGTCATGACGCCGCCCGCGCCGTGCACGATCGGGATCAGCGCCGCGACATCGTGCGGCTTCAGTTCGGTCTCGATGACGATGTCGAGATGCCCGGCCGCGAGCATGCAATAGGAGTAGCAATCGCCGCCATAACGCGACAGCCGCACCTCCTGCTCGACATGCGCGAACTGCGCGCGGTCGGCGTCGTTCATCAGGCGGGGGCTCGTTGTGAACAATGTCGCTTCCGCCAGCGAGGCGCAGCGGCGGGTGGAGAGTTTGCGTTTGCCGTTGCGGCCCTGATAGAGCGCAGCGCCGTTGTCGCCGGAAAACCGCTCGCCGATATAGGGCTGGTGCATCATGCCATAGGCGGGCTGGCCGCGATGGGTGAGTGCGATCAGCGTGCCCCAGATCGGCATTCCGGAAATGAACGACTTGGTGCCGTCGATCGGGTCCAGCACCCAGACATATTCGGCGTCGGAGCGCTCGGTGCCGAATTCCTCGCCGATGATGCCGTGCTGGGGAAAGCTCTCCTTGATCATCCGCCGCATCACCGCCTCGGCGCCGCGGTCCGCTTCGGTGACGGGGTCGAGGTCGCGGCCGGTGTTCTTGTTGTCGATGCCGAGAGAGGTGCGGAAGAACGGCAGGATGGTGTCGCCGGAGGCCGAAGCCAGGCGTTCGATGAAGGCAGTAAAATCGATGACCGTCACGGAGAACCTTTTGTTGTTTGCTGCTTTGGGCCTGCGCGCCGCGTCGCTGCCTTGTCTGGAAGTCGTGTTTCGGCGTCGTGGAGTTCGACGCCCTGAAAGGAGTGTAGCCCGGAGCAAATGCCGGACAGCAAAAGAATCCGCCCGCGAGCTAATTTCTGATCGGGGATTCTATTGAAGCACTGCAACATGCAATCCTGTCATAAAGCGAACTTCATGATTCATATCTTGGTCTAGAATTTTATCGTTATGCCAGAGGCTTAACCTTTTAAGCGATTGAAATCACAGAGTCGTTATTACCACCCGTCGTGCAGTTTTGCCGTTTCAGCATGTTGTGAACGCATAGCTAATTGAACGATTAGACTTGAATTTGGGTGCGGTGCAATGCATATTGGTGCAACGCGATAGCGCGATGTGCTGTTGCTGCCCTCCTTGGGCGTTTCCTCCCTAGACTTAGGCCACTCGCTTGCGGGTGGCCTTTTTTCTTGCCCGCATGTTTTTGATCGGTCCGCTGCTGGCCACGCACAATCATGCGTTTCGCGCCGCGCCGAATGTCGGGATGAAGCGTGGTTATTCCGCCGCCGCCTCGAACGGGCCGGACGCATCGAAACGTAGCGCCGTCAGTTCTTCCGCCAATGCGGAGAAATCGGCAGCCACTTTACGGAATTGCGGGCCGCGCTCGCGCCTGCGCTCGTCCATGTAGATCGCGCGGTTCAGTTCGATCTGGATCGCATGCAGGCCGCTTGCGGGATTGCCGTAATGCTCGGTGATGAAGCCGCCGGCATAGGGCTTGTTGCGCCCGACGCTGTAGCCGAGGTTCGTGAAGATGTCTTCGACCGTATCGGCCAGCGCCGCCGCGCATGAGGTGCCGTAGCGATCGCCGAGCACGACGTCAGGACGGCGCTTGTCCTCGCGCGACACGCCGATGGACGGCATCGAGTGGCAATCCGCGACGATGGCGTAGCCGAACAACTGCTGCGCCTTGGTCGCGAGCCGCCGCAATGCGCGGTGATAGGGCTTGTAGAGCAGGTCGATTCGCGCCAGCGCGTCATTCACCGACAGCCGCTCGCGATAGATTTCCTGCCCGTCGCCGATGACGCGCGGAATGGTCCCGAGTCCGCCCGCGACCCGCATCGAACGGGTGTTGGCGAAACTTGGCAGCCGGTCGTCGAACATCCGGGGGTCGAGTTCGTAGGGCTCGCGGTTGACGTCGACATAGCAGCGCGGAAAGTGCACCCGCATCACCGGGAAGCCCTCGTCGGCGAGGTGGCCGACGATCTCGTCCATGAACGAATCCTCCGACCGGCGCAGCATGTCGTGGTCGATGCGGGTCGCGGCGAGGAATTCCGCCGGGTAGACCGAGCCCGAATGGGGCGAGTTGAAGATGATCGGGGCGCGCCACGTTTCCGGTTCGTGAATTTCGAACGGAGGAGAAATTGCGTCGTCAAACTCGTCGATCATTGGGCTCCTTCGGGTAGCCACGTCCCGGCGCGGTGGCCGGATGTGACACCCTTTTCTACAGCATCCCGATTGTCCATAAAGGCTTCCATTCGGGCAAGAGCGAGGGCACCTTCACCCGAAATTTACCCTCTGTCGGTCAGATGGGGGAACCAACTGAAATTCCCAAACCCGGATTCCCGACTGCCATGAATATCCAGCATAAAATTCTCCTGGCCGAAGACGATAACGACATGCGCCGCTTTCTGGTGAAAGCGCTGGAGAACGCCGGTTTTCAGGTCTCGTCCTACGACAACGGACTGTCAGCCTACCAGAGGTTGCGGGAAGAGCCCTTTGAAATGCTTCTAACCGATATCGTGATGCCGGAAATGGACGGTATCGAGCTGGCCCGCCGCGCCTCCGAGTTGGACCCCGACATCAAGATCATGTTCATCACCGGTTTTGCCGCGGTGGCCCTGAATTCCGATTCGGAAGCCCCCAAGAACGCCAAGGTGCTGGCCAAGCCCGTGCACCTGCGCGAATTGGTCAGCGAAGTGAACAAGATGCTGGCCGCCTGAGTTCAGGCCCGGATCAGCACCACCCCGAGGATCAGCAGGGCGCAACCGGTCAGCCGCGGCAGGTCGATGCTGTGCTGGGGCACGCCCAGAATGCCGTAATGGTCGAGCGCGACCGACATCACCATCTGGCCGGTGACGAACAGCGCCAGCAGCGTGGCCGCGCCGAGCCGCGGCAAAAGCAGGATCGCGGCCACCACATAGACCGCGCCGAACAAGCCGCCGAACCATGACAGCCACGAGGTTTTGGCGAGATCGGCGCCTGTCAGCCATGACGAGCCGCTGATGAAAACGTACACCGCCATCGCGATCGCGCCGCCGACATAGCTGATGAAAGCCGCCCATGAGGCCGAGTTGAGGGCCGCGCGCAGGTCGGCATTGACGGCGGCCTGGAAAACGATCGACGCCCCGGCGACGACGGCGAACGCCG
The nucleotide sequence above comes from [Pseudomonas] carboxydohydrogena. Encoded proteins:
- a CDS encoding alpha/beta fold hydrolase, giving the protein MTLVSIPANPVPDDVVSGAIKSRDGVELRFARWAPPAGRKGTVCVFTGRGECIEKYFETVRDLRARGFAVAMIDWRGQGHSARQLSDYRKGYVRNFRDYEADVAAFVQQVVMPDCPPPYYALAHSMGGAILLRVLHGGSRWFDRIVMTAPMIDLPGRTTGWPIRTLIRTMRFAGMGGNYIPGGSNRLVGTGPFAENPVTSDPVRYARNASILEEDPTLGIASPTVGWTDAAFRTILGFRATTYPSRIRQPLLLLAAGHDTVVSTAAIEEFAYHLRTGSHLVIAGAKHEILQEQDRYRAQFWAAFDAFVPGTSSF
- a CDS encoding sulfite exporter TauE/SafE family protein encodes the protein MIDPILIAIALVFMLAGFVKGVIGMGLPTVAIGLLATRMPPAHAIAIVIGPAIITNLWQTFGGPYFFRIVRRLWPLLLACCLGVWSGADFLSGPFAPYGTILLGLLLIVYSVISLRRPQFHVAKGKEGWIGAICGYLSGLIAAATGVQVIPAMPFIHALGMERDEFIQALGVFFTTSTVAMLFNLRSGGFLTADIALPATLGLIAALIGMYLGQVLRLRMPPETFRRWFLYSMIALGAYLAIDKIVQLNLI
- a CDS encoding LysR substrate-binding domain-containing protein, with the protein product MRLFDLVDLNLFVAVAETGNITRAASRAGLALASASARIRHLEEALGVTLLERQRLGVKLTPAGEKLLDHARLVLHQVSEMRSEAASYSGGVRGHIHILSNTSAASEHLPRSLASFLAKHPAISIDVEERKSADIALALASGTGDIGIAVESAMGEGLDHFRFCDDRLVLICARADELARRRVVRFAEVAGRAFVGLSEGSALQDHLAAHAARLGRRLNLRARIKTLDAVGRLVEAGVGVAIIPETAARRCAQTMKLKAVRIGDPWAHRHLVIATRARHALPKAARQLVDHLKAVAKA
- the hisN gene encoding histidinol-phosphatase; protein product: MTVIDFTAFIERLASASGDTILPFFRTSLGIDNKNTGRDLDPVTEADRGAEAVMRRMIKESFPQHGIIGEEFGTERSDAEYVWVLDPIDGTKSFISGMPIWGTLIALTHRGQPAYGMMHQPYIGERFSGDNGAALYQGRNGKRKLSTRRCASLAEATLFTTSPRLMNDADRAQFAHVEQEVRLSRYGGDCYSYCMLAAGHLDIVIETELKPHDVAALIPIVHGAGGVMTTWEGEGAENGGRIVASGDKRLHETVLKMLQA
- a CDS encoding N-formylglutamate amidohydrolase, which encodes MDEFDDAISPPFEIHEPETWRAPIIFNSPHSGSVYPAEFLAATRIDHDMLRRSEDSFMDEIVGHLADEGFPVMRVHFPRCYVDVNREPYELDPRMFDDRLPSFANTRSMRVAGGLGTIPRVIGDGQEIYRERLSVNDALARIDLLYKPYHRALRRLATKAQQLFGYAIVADCHSMPSIGVSREDKRRPDVVLGDRYGTSCAAALADTVEDIFTNLGYSVGRNKPYAGGFITEHYGNPASGLHAIQIELNRAIYMDERRRERGPQFRKVAADFSALAEELTALRFDASGPFEAAAE
- the cpdR gene encoding cell cycle two-component system response regulator CpdR, producing MNIQHKILLAEDDNDMRRFLVKALENAGFQVSSYDNGLSAYQRLREEPFEMLLTDIVMPEMDGIELARRASELDPDIKIMFITGFAAVALNSDSEAPKNAKVLAKPVHLRELVSEVNKMLAA
- a CDS encoding DMT family transporter: MGIVEFLTLAAFAVVAGASIVFQAAVNADLRAALNSASWAAFISYVGGAIAMAVYVFISGSSWLTGADLAKTSWLSWFGGLFGAVYVVAAILLLPRLGAATLLALFVTGQMVMSVALDHYGILGVPQHSIDLPRLTGCALLILGVVLIRA